The Paenibacillus sp. FSL H7-0357 nucleotide sequence CCGTCGGCGATCATTGGCGCACGGATATATTTTGTAGCTTTTAAATGGGAGGACTATAAGGATAACTTTATAGATGTCTTCAAAATATGGAACGGCGGAATTGCCATCTATGGAGCCTTGATCGGAGCCATTATTTGCGCCATTATCTATTTCCGCTATAAAGGGTACCCATTCTGGCGTGTTGTGGATATTTGCGCGCCTGGACTACTGGCCGGACAAATGATTGGCCGATGGGGAAACTTTATCAATCAGGAGGCTTATGGTGGGGTTGTAGAGGAGTCGTTCCTGCGTGATAAGCTGCATTTGCCTGACTTTATCGTCAATCAAATGTACATAGAAAATGCGTTCCATCATCCAACCTTCCTGTACGAATCTCTGTGGAGCCTGCTGGGTATTCTACTCCTTATGGTGCTGCGCCGCCAGAGGTTTGTCCGTGCGGGTGAAATCTTCTTATCCTACTTTATCTGGTATTCAATCGGCCGCTTCTTCATTGAAGCCTTGCGTACCGACAGCTTGGGCTTTAACGGCAGCAGCGGTGTAGCTTCATTCGTCAACGGCCTGTGGAGCCCGATGAAATGGCTGGGCTTTGAACAAGGGTACTTTGATCCTGCCTATGGAAATATCCGTATCTCGCAGCTGCTCGCTTTGCTGATTATCGTAGCTGCCGTAGTACTTATTATTGTGCGCCGGGTAACCGGTCAATCTAAGGCTCATTATTCCGATCCTATTGTCAGCACCAAGCCGGTCGCTGCAGATTCTGTGGTCCCGGAGAATGCAGTCAACACACCGCAAAAAGCCCCGCAGGCGGCACCGCCTGACAAGGTCAAGTCTGAGGATGCGGAACCGAAGGAGTAGTAACCCGATGATAGAATGCGTTCTTTTTGATCTGGACGGAACGATTGTGAATACCAATGAACTGATTATTGGCTCTTTCATGCATGCGCTGAAGGAGAACAATCTTCCGTCTTTGACCCGGGAGCAGATTATCCCCCATATGGGAACAACACTTCATCAGCAGCTGAGCGCGTTCTCCGGCCTTGAGGATACCAGTGTATTGGAGAAGTCCTACCGTTCTTACAACTACGCGCATCACGACGAGCTGATTGGTTCTTTTCCGCGTGTGAATGAAACGATGGAAGAGCTGTCGCGGCGCGGGATTAGAATGGGAATTGTAACGACGAAGATTCGTCCGACTACGCTCAAGGCACTGGAAATGTTCGATCTGCTGAAGTATATGGAAACTATAGTAACGGTTACTGATGTGACACAGCCTAAACCGCATCCGGAGCCGGTGCTGACAGCTATCCGCAACTTAGAGGTTGACCCGCAGCATACCTTAATGGTAGGCGACAGCATTGTAGATATCCAATCGGCCAAAGCGGCAGGTGTGCCTGTAGCAGCTGTAGCCTGGTCACTTAAAGGGGAAGAGACGCTGCGTAAATATGAGCCGGATTATATTATCCACGACATGACGGATTTATATGAGATAGTCCGGCAAGGGACGAAGGAATCGTGAGAAACCTAACCCGCTATCCGGTGGAGGGGCATAATTCACTCTGGTACATTTACCGTACAGTTAGCCCATGGAAGGGCGTCCGTAATTTTATATTTATCCAAATTGCCCGGTATTGCCCCATTCTTCCGCTCAAGAACTGGATTTATCGCCGGATCCTTGGCATGAAGGTGGGTAAACATACGGCATTTGGACTGATGGCAATGGTGGATGTATTTTTTCCGGAGAAAATTACAGTCGGCGAAAACTCCATCATCGGCTATAACACCACCATTTTGGCTCATGAGTACCTGATTAAAGAGTATCGGCTCGGTGAAGTCATTATTGGTGAAAATGTTCTAATTGGCGCTAATACAACCATTCTCCCCGGTGTAACGATCGGAGATGGCGCGGTTGTGGCGGCCGGTTCGGTTGTGCACAAGCATGTGGCGGCCGGGTCGTTTGTCGGAGGCAATCCGCTGCGGGAGCTGCGCCCGGGGGACTCGTCAGACCGGTTAGACCGTACAGAAGACCTATAGTTAGAAACAAACCGCTTACGTATTTTACTTGTCCAGGATGCATTATGATGTCTTTTGGGTATAGTTACGTAAGGCGGTTTTTTTCGTTATAGAGGAGCAGCGACAGATAAGTTACAGGCATCGTATCTCTTTGCATAGTCAATCTGAAGGAGATGAGAGATTTAAAGTGAATTCCATCAAAAAGGAAAGGCTGCCCCAGTTGGATATTTTCCGGGCTTTGGCCATACTTGGTGTACTGCATGTACATGCCACATCGTTCGCAGCAGGAGAGCAGGCACTTCAATCGCCTTATTATGTTTGGATCAACGGGGTCAATATTTTTTTTAGATTCGGGACTCCCTGTTTTATTTTTCTTAGCAGTTTTGTACTGTTCTATAATTACTACGGCCGTCCGGTTACCCGCGGGCTGATGCTTAACTTTTACCGCCGGAGACTAACGTATATCCTTTTGCCTTATCTGCTGGCCTCCATCGGATATCATCTAATGGTTCTCTACATAAACGGTCAATTGCTTGATGATCCGTTAACGAATCTATCCTCCTTTATGTACGCCCTCATTACAGGCTCTGCCTATACTCATTTGTACTTCGTATTTATCAGCATTCAGTTCTATTTGGTCTTTCCGCTGATCCTGCAACTGATGCAGAAATCAAAAAAAATGGTCACCTGGGCTATACTGATCGGTCTCATCATTCAGTGGGCTTTTGTATTCCTGAATAAATATCAGCTGCAACTTGTGGATAAGGCCAGCTATGCTCCAACGTATATGGCTTATTACATGATGGGGGCTTATCTTGCGATTCATTTTGACAAAATCAAGCCTTGGCTGGAACGCCCCTTCAAAGAGTGGTCCAACACACAAACAGGAGAGACAATTGTGCTCTGGGGCAGTTGGCTCGCTGCGGCCTTCATTCAGATTCATCTATGGTATCAAGGCCGGCATTTTGGCCATTGGGTCAACTCGCTGTGGTACGAGCTGCTCTGGAATGTTCACTCCATGCTTTCGGCGCTTGTACTGCTTCATGCCACCTTCCTGATATACCGCACAGCTTCCCGCGGGGTTAATGCCTTTATGACGAGGCTAGGAGAAATCTCCTTTGCTGTGTATCTGCTCCATCCGCTCATTCTGGTGCTGTACCGCCGGTTCCGGTATAACATTCCATTGGATTCCTTGGCCTATGTATTATTCGTTCATGGAGGGCTTATAGTGGCTCTGGGGGTAAGCTGGATGGTCGTTCAGATCTCGTTCCGCCGAACCCGTTGGTCCTGGATCGCATTCGGAAGTGTTCCCCGCTCGCTTGCACCTCAACCTAAGCGGGAGCCGGATGCAGTGCTCACTTTGGATAATAGCCACGGAAAGGCTTAGCGAGTTTTTAAACAGCAAAAAGCCATCGGCATGAAGAATGCCAATGGCTTGATGTTCCCGGTTATGAGGCACTAAGATCGAACAGTTACGGATGTATACTTTATTCCCCAAAGGTGATATCAACTTCAAGCAGCTTGTCTTTCTCCTGCCCCAAAGTGACTGAACCTCCGAACAAGGCTGGAATGGACTCCAGTGGAGCGGCCATGATCCCGATCTTGTTCTCAACGGGGGCAGCCAGCTTGACGGTTTGTCCATCGAGCAGGGCTTCGTCCGAACCTACAGTCAGTTCCGCAACGCTGTCTCCCTTGGCGAGAGTAATCAATTTCTTATCGATATCATAATCGAAGGCAATCCCCAGCATCTGCGCATAGAGCTTGAGAGGAGCCATAATGACGTCTCCTGTCGTTGGCGGAAGGAAACCGAAGCTCTGCGGCTCACCGTTCAGAGAGAGATCTATGGAATAGACTGTGCCCTCCTCTGTATTGACGATTACATTCTCGGCCTGCCGCTTCAGCAGTTGGATCCCCTGTTCCAGGTTATCTGCTGTGACCAGATGGGTCCCTTTAGAGATTCCATCCACAATTATAGAATTAACAGCGCCGGAGTGATGGGACAGATCCTTGTAAAGATCAAGGTTATAGGTGATGTCGCTGTCTGTCTGGAATTCATAAATACTAACATTGGAATAAGAATTAAGCTTATCGAACATATAACGTTTCATTTCCAGCTGGTTGCCGTAGCGTTCCGGGTTGGTCTTATACCAGACCTGCTGCCGCAGAATCGAATATGGCGGATAGTAGAAATAAAACTTCGTTTCCGGATGAGCTTTGACTATGCTGACCACATTCTCATCAAAGGTTTGCTTAACAGAATCCAGCGGATCCTCATTATTTCCATACGCGACCTCCTTGTTCCGTGCTGACTGCCAGTTCTTAATAACTAAGTCGCGTCCATAGGTAACTGACTTGTCCCAGTTGTACAGTAGTTCAAGCGATGACAGCTTCAGGTTGGCTCGTCCTTCTGACTTACTCAAAGCTGTAAGCGCCGACTTAATATTAGTTTCATTGAAGACATATTTGTAATCGTTAAGCGGATTGCTATCGTACAGATATGCGGGGAATTCTTCATTCCCGGTTGCATTGTTAGTGCGGAAGGCGAAATAATCGATTCCCCATAATACTTGTCTGACCTGGCCTGTTTTGAAGGCTACTTTTGCAGTCTGATACTGCTCTCCGATGGTTGAGCCTTCAATAGACAATTTAAGAACGTCGCCCTTCAACTTCTCGCCTACATCAGAGGGGAGAAAATTCTCCGTCATGGAGCTGCCGAGAACGATGGTATCATATTTGTAGTTACGGGCAAGACCGGGATTCTGGTATCGTTCCTGCCAGGACAGTTTAGGAGTATAGAAGCTGGCCTTGCGGTAGAACTGCAAGGGATCGACAATATAACTAAAGGTACCAATCAGAACAGCGAACGCGATAACCATAGTTATAAATTGAAATATAAATTTTTTGTATTTCGTTTTTTTATGCCTCAATTCAATAAATCTCCTTTATCAGTTGAAATGGCCGGGATCAGAAGCTGAAATAGAGAAACTCGCTGATTTTGTTGAAATAGACGACAGCAATACAGAACAAAGCGGCGGCAAAAACGGCGGTTTTCCAGCCCGGCTTGAATCCTTCCAGCATCTGCATGGAGTTGCGGCATAGCACAGCCACAATCATGAAGACAGCCAGTCCCAATACAATCGTCTTGTCCAATGAAGCGATGCCGATTCCGTTAAGGCCGACCATTCCTTTCAACACCTTGATGGCATTGTCCCAACTGGTTGCCCGGAAGAAAACCCAGGTCAGATTAATAAATTGGAAAGTGATAAACCAAGCTACCCATTTCGGCAGTTTGATGTTGGCTTTTTGCCAAATCCGGTGGATAAACTGGGCAAATCCATGCATGAATCCCCAGAAGACAAAGGTCCAGCCCGCCCCGTGCCAGAGACCGCCGATGAGCATGGTCAGCATGGAGTTGATATGGGTGCGGGTAGTTCCTTTACGGCTGCCGCCCAGAGGGAAATAGATATACTCCCGCAGGAAGCGGCTTAAGGTCATATGCCAGCGGCGCCAAAAATCCTGAATGTTCAAGGATTTGTATGGTGAATTAAAGTTGATGGGCAAAATGATATTAAACAGCAGGGCAACACCAATCGCCATGTCCGAATACCCGCTGAAATCATAATAGAGCTGAAGGGTGTAGGAAAGTGAGGTTGTCCAGGCTTGAATAAAATTCAACTGGGACAACACATCAAATCCATTGCTGGCTACGGGTGCAAATGAATCGGCGATAACCACTTTCTTGAATAACCCAATGCTCAGCAGAAAAAGGCCTTTGGCCACGTTGCTGTAATCAAACCGTTTGCCCCGTAAACGGTCGAACTGCGGCATCATCTCCTTATGATGGAGAATCGGGCCTGCAATCAGATGCGGATAAAAGGTTACAAACAATACATAGCTGATCACATTATATTCTTTTGCCTTACCGCGATAAGCGTCGACCAGGTAAGCGATCTGTGTAAAGGTGAAAAAGCTGATTCCGAGCGGAAGCACGATCTTGAGCAATGGAACATCTGTATCGAACAGAGCGTTGACATTGCCGATAAAGAAATCGGCATATTTATAATAGATAAGCAGCAGCAGATTCATGATGATGGCGAAAGCCAAAGCTAGTTTGCGCTTTCGTTCCGTGGCATTCTGCATATGGGAGATGGTTCTGCCCATAAAATAGTTGAAGGCGATGGAACCGAGCAGCAGTGGAAGGTAGCGCACATCCCACCAGCAGTAGAAGAACAGGGAACTAAGCGCTAGCCAGAGCTTGCTGGCGTAGATCAAACGAAAGCGATTTAATAGAAAATAAACTATCACAGTAACCGGCATGAAAATAAATATAAATTCGTAAGAGTTAAACAGCACTTCTTCAAACACCTCTTCATAATTTTCGACTTCAAATAGCTGGTCTATGGCCCTAAGTTTCAATATACTAAAAAAACGTCTAACGGGTAAGTCCTTACACGGCAAATAATAAGAAATAATCCTGAAAATTGACAAAAAACGATGTGCGGCAAACATTCCATATTTTAGTTTTTTTGTCAAGTGCCATGCAGCGAGCCGATATCAGGAAGATGTATTCAAAGATATGGGATTGCCGAATATATAACATCTTGCCGGTATCATCAGCCAGTACTCCTTTATTCGCCCGACTGTTCACGCTGAAACCCGGCGATGGCCTCATATTGACTTTCCAGACTCCGGAAGACGGAAATATAGATAGGCAGCAGCTGCTTGTACACTGTGGCATGCTCCTGGATCGGCTGATGCTGATGAGTGGAGCCGATCATTCCGAATACATGATCAAGGGAGTCGATGCGCCGGATAGCATAAAGACCAAGCACAACTGCGCCAAGGCAGGAACTCTCGAAGCTCTCCGGAACGACAACCTCCTGATCGAAAATATCGGCCATCATCTGCCGCCACAGGGCAGAGCGGGCGAAACCGCCGGTGGCGAGAATCTTGCTCGGGCGGCCAATGCGCTCCTCCATGGCCAGCAGCACGGTGTACATATTGAAAATGACCCCTTCCAGCACTGAACGGATCATATGCTCCTTGTGGTGATTCATCGTCAGGCCAAAGAAGGAGCCCCTGGCATCCGGATTCCATAGCGGTGCGCGTTCTCCAGTCAGGTAGGGATGAAAGAGCAATCCGCCGCTGCCGGGAGGCACCTGCTCGGCAATGCGTGTCAGCACTTCATAGGGATCAATGCCGAGGCGTTTGGCAGTCTCCACCTCGGAGGCGGCAAATTCATCACGTACCCAGCGGAACAGCATGCCGCCGTTATTCACCGGACCGCCGATGACCCAGTGTTTCTCTGTCAGGGCATAGCAGAAGATTCGCCCTTTGGGATCGGTAAGCGGACGGTCCACTACGGTGCGGATCGCTCCGCTGGTTCCGATCGTGGCAGCGATAACGCCAGGCTGTATGGCACCAACCCCAAGATTGGAGAGGACCCCGTCGCTGGCGCCGACAATAAATGGAGTAGAGGAGAGCAGGCCCAGTTCTGCTGCCAGCCCCGGGAGTAGTCCCTGCATAATATGGGTGGTAGGGACAGGGCTCGACAGGCGCTCCCTGGTAATGCCGGCAATGCTCAGCGCCTCTTCATCCCAGTCCAGCTTCTCCAGGTTGAACATGCCTGTAGAGGAAGCGATGGAATGGTCGATCACATATTCTCCGAATAGTTTGGCGAAGATGTATTCTTTAATGGAAATGAATTTATAAGCCTGGCGAAAAAGCTCCGGCTGCTCTTCGCCAAGCCACATCAGCTTGGTGATCGGGGACATCGGATGAATAGGGGTTCCTGTACGCAAATATAATTCATGCCCCCCGAGCTCGTTCTTAAGACGGGCAGCACAAGCAGCGCTGCGGTTATCCGCCCATGTGATGCAGGCGGTAAGGGGCTTGCCCGTATTGTCTACGGCAATGACACTATGCATGGCTGAACTGAAAGAGACAAACAGCACCGCTTCAGCGGGGACAGCACTGTCCCGCATCACCGCCGCAATGGTTTGGGTTACTGCATTCATAATTTGTTCCGGATCCTGCTCAGCCACAGATGGGGAGGGCTGGTGCAGCGGGTAACCCTGATTGGACTGTGCCGCGATTCGGCCATTTTCTTCGAAGAGGACTGCCTTAGTGCTGGTGGTTCCAATATCAACGCCGATCATATAGGATGTATTCAACGGATAGTCCTTCTTTCTATTGGAAAATAGATACTTGGAGCACTGGAAGCAGGGAATAAAGTACAATTATATAAGGTTATTATATTATCCGGTAAACGCTGAGGCAAAATTCAGGTAAACCTCAGGCTGGTGGTTAAGATATTATGTCTATGGTGTAAGGTTTTATTGACGCAAAAGGATGGATCATGATACGATGTTGCAAATGCTTTACTTTGCTACCACTTTACCATAGTAAAGTGAACGATATATAACTTGCATGATATCTGATGAGGTGACTAATGAAGATGTCCAAACCTAAGGGATTCGAGAAGCCGGCTGGTGTGCGCGACTATCTCCCGCGTGCAGTAACGAAGTTGCGCAAGATTGAGAACGACGTGCTCCACTGCATGAGCCGCTGGGGATACCAGCAGATGATTACACCCACACTTGAATATTACGATACGGTCGGCGTGGCTAGTTCCACATCAGACCAGAAGCTTTATAAATTGCTTAACAACCGTGGTCAGGCCCTGGTGCTGCGGTCCGAAATGACTGCGCCGGTTGCGCGCGTGGTTTCATCGTTACTGAAGGATGAGCCACTTCCGCTCCGCCTTTCTTATCATGCCAATGTGTTCCGGGCAATCGAAGAGGAAGCCGGCCGGGAAGCGGAGTTTTTCCAGACCGGTGTGGAGCTTGTAGGCGATGATTCGCCTGAGGCGGATGCCGAGGTCGTGGCGCTGGCCATTTCGTCGCTGCAGGCAGCGGGCGTCAAGTCTTTCAAAATCGCGATGGGACATGTCGGATTCCTGGACGGACTCTTCCAAGAGGCGGTCGCCGGACTGCCGGAAGCCCAGGAGGAGCTGAAAAGCCATCTGCTGAACCGCGATTATGTCGCTTTCCGGGAAACCCTCCGGCGGCTGGACCTGACGGAGGCCCAGAAGCGGGAGCTGGACGGGCTGCTGCGGCTGCGCGGCGGCAAAGAAATCTGCGGGCAGGCACTGGAGCTCAGCAGCCATCCGCTGGCCCGGACCTCTATTGAGCATCTGTGCAAGGTGTGGGAGGTGCTTGTCTCTTATGGGGTTTCACAGCATGTGCTGATTGATCTGACGATGATCGGAGATTTCTCTTATTATACAGGGATGACCTTTGAGGGATATGCCTCCGAGCTGGGGTTCCCGGTATGCAGCGGCGGTCGGTATGATAATCTGCTTCAGCAGTTTGGGCGCCCGATTCCTTCGACCGGGTTCTCACTCAAAACGAACCGGATTCTGGACGGAGTATCCGGCATGCCGGAAGAGGCGGAGCTGCCGGTATTGATCCAGTACGATGCGCTGCGGCGGACCGAAGGGCTGGAAGAAGCCGCGCGGCTGCGCGCACAAGGCCGGATTGTTGTAACCAAGCTGGCAGCGGGGCCGGAAGAGCTGAAGACGGTGAAGCGGCTTGACACAGAGACGGTGGAAGCCGACGGCGAGCAGTATGGTGAAATCTATACATTTGTGTCTTTTGTCAGCGAACACGGCTAAGCGGAGAGCCTGCGGCTAGTGATCGGTATAGTGAGAGAACAGAAATGAACAATTTGCAGAGGGAAATGGAAACGGAGGCTAATGATGATGGCGCAGATACTGAAGGTAGCTATGCCGAAAGGCCGAATATACAATAAAGCGGCAGAGTTGTTCCGCCAAGCGGGGCTGCCGATTCCGCCGGATGGCGAAGAGTCGCGCAAGCTGGTGATCTCACTGCCTGAGGCGGGCATGGAGTTTATTCTGGCCAAGCCGGTTGATGTGCCTACCTATGTTGAATATGGTGTGGCGGATATTGGCATCGTGGGCAAGGATGTGCTGCTGGAGGAAGAACGCGACGTGTACGAGCTGCTTGATCTGGGCATCGCACGTTGCCGGATGTCCATTATCGGGCTGCCGAACTGGCAGCCAGGGATTCAGCAGCGGGTAGCGACGAAATACCCGAATGTAGCTTCGCGGTATTTCCGTGAGCAGGGCCAGCAGGTGGAGGTCGTTAAGCTGAACGGCTCGATTGAGCTTGCTCCGCTGATTGGCCTTGCCGACCGTATTGTCGATATGGTGGAGACCGGGCAAACCCTTAAGGATAACGGACTGGTGGAAATGAAGAGCATCTTCGAAATTACAAGCCGGCTGGTTGCGAACCGTGTAAGCTACCGGATGAAGAATGAGCAGATCCAGCAGCTGTGCGACCGTCTGCAGGCAGTTATCGCAGAACCGGGGCTTCAGTTAAAATAAAATGAGTATGGATGTTCAAAGGGGGAACGAGCGGTGAAGGTCCAATCGAGCAGGGAATTTAATCTGCAGCGTGAAGTGGAATACGGAACGCCGGAGCAGAACAAGGCCGTGAAGCAAATCGTAGCCGACATCAAACAGGAGGGCGACGCTGCGCTGCTCCGCTATACGGAGCGGTTTGACGGGGCAGCGCTGACACCGGCGCAGCTGCGGGTAACCGCAGCAGAGCTCCAGGCGGCTTATAGCCGGGTTGAGGAATCGTTCGTAACCGCGATTCGTGCGGCTGCGGTCAATATCCGGGCGTTTCACGCCCGTCAGAAACGCAGTTCATGGATGGATCTGCAGCCGGACGGTACGATCCTCGGCCAGATCATCCGCCCGCTGAAGCGGGTGGGCGTATATGTTCCCGGCGGCAAGGCGGCGTATCCGTCCTCGGTGCTGATGAACGTGATTCCGGCCCAGATTGCCGGAGTGCCGGAGATCGTGATGGTCACACCGCCGTCGACCGGCGGCAAGGACGGCATCGATCCTTACATCCTCGTTGCTGCGGCAGAAGCCGGTGTGAGCGAGGTCTACCGCGTGGGCGGCGCGCAGGCGATCGCCGCGCTCGCCTTCGGCACGGAATCCATCGCGCCGGTCGATAAAATCTGCGGCCCCGGCAACATCTACGTTGCCTTGGCCAAGCGCGAGGTCTACGGCGCGGTCGATATCGACAGCATCGCCGGGCCCAGCGAAATCGTCGTGCTCGCCGACGAAACCGCAGAGCCGGCTTACATTGCGGCTGATCTGCTCTCACAGGCAGAGCATGACGAGATGGCCTCGGCCATCCTTGTGACGCCGTCGCAGAGCCTCGGAGAGGCCGTAGCGGCCGAGGTGGAGCGGCAGCTTCAGGAGCTGCCGCGCGAGGCCATCGCCCGCGCCTCGGTGGAGAACTACGGCGCAATCATCGTCGTAGACTCGATAAAGGAAGGCATCTCCGTAGTGAACCGGCTGGCGCCGGAGCATCTGGAGATTGTCGTCGAATATCCCATGGGCCTGCTCGGCAGCATCGAGAATGCCGGAGCGATTTTCCTGGGACCGTACAGCTCGGAACCGGTCGGCGATTATTTCGCCGGACCGAATCATATTATACCGACCAATGGCACTGCGCGGTTCTCTTCGCCGGTTGATGTGGATGATTTCATCAAGAAATCAAGCCTGATTTATTACAGCAAGGAAGCGCTGCTGCGTGATGGAGCAACCATCATCGAGTTGGCCAGACGCGAAGGGCTGGAAGGTCATGCACGGGCGATAGAGATCAGGCTGGAGAATGAAGCGAAGGGCGGAGAAGAAAATGGAGAATAACAATAACGAACAGGCTGTACGCAAAGCAGGCCTTAGCCGTAAAACAAACGAAACGGATATCACGCTGTCCCTGGCTGTGGATGGAAGCGGCATTGCCGAGCTGGAGACCGATGTGCCTTTTCTGAACCATATGCTCGATTTATTCGCGAAGCATGGCCAATTTGACCTTTCTCTGGAGGGCCGGGGGGATATTGATATTGACGACCACCACACGGTGGAGGATATCGGCATCTGTCTGGGACAGGCGCTCCGCGAGGCACTGGGTGACAAAAAAGGCATCAAGCGTTATGCGAGTGTGTTCATTCCCATGGATGAAGCGCTGGCCCAGGTGGTCATCGACATCAGCAACCGGCCGCATTTTGAATACCGGGCGGCTTATCCGTCACAGCAGGTAGGCAGCTTCTCTACGGAGCTGGTTCATGAGTTCCTCTGGAAATTCGCGCTGGAGGCCCGGATTACACTGCACGTGATAGTACACTACGGCTCCAATACTCATCATATGATTGAGGCGATATTCAAAGCGCTGGGACGGGCGCTGGACGAAGCAACGCAGATTGATCCGCGTGTGAAGGGTGTGCCATCTACGAAGGGAGTGCTGTAGCATGACCGTTGCTATCGTCGATTACGGCATGGGCAATCTGCACAGTGTCAGCAAGGCGGTGGAACGTCTCGGCTACGAGAGTCTTGTGACAGGCGATGCCGGGGAAATTCTTGCGGCAAGCAGTGTCATTCTGCCGGGCGTCGGTGCCTTTGGCGATGCGGTGGAACAGCTGCGGAGCAGCGGGCTCGATCTTGTGGTTAAGGAGGCCGCAGCCGGGGAACAGCCGGTGCTTGGCATTTGTCTGGGCATGCAGCTGCTGTTCAGCAGCAGCGTGGAACACGGCGAGCACGAAGGGCTGGACATCCTGCCGGGATCGGTGGTGCGGTTCGCGCCCCGTGACGGCTATAAGGTGCCGCATATGGGCTGGAACAAGCTGAGCTTCCGGCAGCCGCAGAGCCCGCTGCTTGAGGGACTGGAAGAGGGGCATGTGTATTTTGTCCATTCCTATCATGCAGTGGTTGGACAGGAGAACGATTTGCTTGCCGTAACCGATTACGGGCATCCGGTCACGGCGGTGGTCGGGCGGGACAATGTCTTCGGCATGCAGTTCCATCCGGAGAAGAGCGGAGAGCTTGGCATGAAGCTGCTGGGGAATTTTCTAAAGCTTAAGGGAGAGCGGGCGTAAGCCCGCTATAAATATATTGTAATGAAAGCGGGGAGTGCCACATGTCTTCTTTTATCGTGTATCCGGCGATTGATATCCGGGATGGAAAGTGTGTAAGACTGCAGCAGGGTGATTACGCTCAGGAAACGATCTATAATGACAGTCCGGTACAGGTCGCTAAATCATGGGAAGAGCAGGGAGGCCGGTTCATTCATCTCGTGGATCTGGACGGCGCGAAGGCCGGACATCCGGTCAATGATACCATCATCGGCGCCATTGCCAAAAACGCAGGTGTGCCCGTCCAGGTGGGCGGCGGACTCCGCAGTCTTGCTGATGTGGAGAAGCTGCTCGGTCTTGGAGTCAGCCGGGTTATTATCGGGACGGCGGCCATCAATGACCATGCCTTTACGGAGGCTGTGCTCGCCAAATATGGCGATAAGGTAGCTATCGGCATTGATGCCCGGAATGGCTACGTAGCTACGCATGGCTGGCTGAACACCTCCGAGGTGCGCGCCGAGGATCTGGCTAAGGAGCTGGCAGCTAAAGGTGCGGAGACGTTTATCTACACGGA carries:
- the lgt gene encoding prolipoprotein diacylglyceryl transferase: MFFSLAINPIVFSIGSLPVHWYGLILGFGALAGLFLAIQEGKRFNISQEFFMDMLLLGVPSAIIGARIYFVAFKWEDYKDNFIDVFKIWNGGIAIYGALIGAIICAIIYFRYKGYPFWRVVDICAPGLLAGQMIGRWGNFINQEAYGGVVEESFLRDKLHLPDFIVNQMYIENAFHHPTFLYESLWSLLGILLLMVLRRQRFVRAGEIFLSYFIWYSIGRFFIEALRTDSLGFNGSSGVASFVNGLWSPMKWLGFEQGYFDPAYGNIRISQLLALLIIVAAVVLIIVRRVTGQSKAHYSDPIVSTKPVAADSVVPENAVNTPQKAPQAAPPDKVKSEDAEPKE
- the ppaX gene encoding pyrophosphatase PpaX is translated as MIECVLFDLDGTIVNTNELIIGSFMHALKENNLPSLTREQIIPHMGTTLHQQLSAFSGLEDTSVLEKSYRSYNYAHHDELIGSFPRVNETMEELSRRGIRMGIVTTKIRPTTLKALEMFDLLKYMETIVTVTDVTQPKPHPEPVLTAIRNLEVDPQHTLMVGDSIVDIQSAKAAGVPVAAVAWSLKGEETLRKYEPDYIIHDMTDLYEIVRQGTKES
- a CDS encoding acyltransferase, coding for MRNLTRYPVEGHNSLWYIYRTVSPWKGVRNFIFIQIARYCPILPLKNWIYRRILGMKVGKHTAFGLMAMVDVFFPEKITVGENSIIGYNTTILAHEYLIKEYRLGEVIIGENVLIGANTTILPGVTIGDGAVVAAGSVVHKHVAAGSFVGGNPLRELRPGDSSDRLDRTEDL
- a CDS encoding acyltransferase — protein: MNSIKKERLPQLDIFRALAILGVLHVHATSFAAGEQALQSPYYVWINGVNIFFRFGTPCFIFLSSFVLFYNYYGRPVTRGLMLNFYRRRLTYILLPYLLASIGYHLMVLYINGQLLDDPLTNLSSFMYALITGSAYTHLYFVFISIQFYLVFPLILQLMQKSKKMVTWAILIGLIIQWAFVFLNKYQLQLVDKASYAPTYMAYYMMGAYLAIHFDKIKPWLERPFKEWSNTQTGETIVLWGSWLAAAFIQIHLWYQGRHFGHWVNSLWYELLWNVHSMLSALVLLHATFLIYRTASRGVNAFMTRLGEISFAVYLLHPLILVLYRRFRYNIPLDSLAYVLFVHGGLIVALGVSWMVVQISFRRTRWSWIAFGSVPRSLAPQPKREPDAVLTLDNSHGKA
- a CDS encoding copper amine oxidase N-terminal domain-containing protein: MRHKKTKYKKFIFQFITMVIAFAVLIGTFSYIVDPLQFYRKASFYTPKLSWQERYQNPGLARNYKYDTIVLGSSMTENFLPSDVGEKLKGDVLKLSIEGSTIGEQYQTAKVAFKTGQVRQVLWGIDYFAFRTNNATGNEEFPAYLYDSNPLNDYKYVFNETNIKSALTALSKSEGRANLKLSSLELLYNWDKSVTYGRDLVIKNWQSARNKEVAYGNNEDPLDSVKQTFDENVVSIVKAHPETKFYFYYPPYSILRQQVWYKTNPERYGNQLEMKRYMFDKLNSYSNVSIYEFQTDSDITYNLDLYKDLSHHSGAVNSIIVDGISKGTHLVTADNLEQGIQLLKRQAENVIVNTEEGTVYSIDLSLNGEPQSFGFLPPTTGDVIMAPLKLYAQMLGIAFDYDIDKKLITLAKGDSVAELTVGSDEALLDGQTVKLAAPVENKIGIMAAPLESIPALFGGSVTLGQEKDKLLEVDITFGE
- a CDS encoding MBOAT family O-acyltransferase, translating into MLFNSYEFIFIFMPVTVIVYFLLNRFRLIYASKLWLALSSLFFYCWWDVRYLPLLLGSIAFNYFMGRTISHMQNATERKRKLALAFAIIMNLLLLIYYKYADFFIGNVNALFDTDVPLLKIVLPLGISFFTFTQIAYLVDAYRGKAKEYNVISYVLFVTFYPHLIAGPILHHKEMMPQFDRLRGKRFDYSNVAKGLFLLSIGLFKKVVIADSFAPVASNGFDVLSQLNFIQAWTTSLSYTLQLYYDFSGYSDMAIGVALLFNIILPINFNSPYKSLNIQDFWRRWHMTLSRFLREYIYFPLGGSRKGTTRTHINSMLTMLIGGLWHGAGWTFVFWGFMHGFAQFIHRIWQKANIKLPKWVAWFITFQFINLTWVFFRATSWDNAIKVLKGMVGLNGIGIASLDKTIVLGLAVFMIVAVLCRNSMQMLEGFKPGWKTAVFAAALFCIAVVYFNKISEFLYFSF